In the genome of Paraburkholderia azotifigens, the window TGCCGTATGCATGGCCCGACTCGAAGCCCGCCGCGATCAGTTCTTCCCAGATCGACGGCAACTGCTCGACGCGTGCGCCGAACAGGTCGACCCGCTGTCCGCCCGTGATCTTCGTATAGAGGCCATATTTCTTCGCGACCTGGCCGACGGCGATCAGGCCTTCGGGCGTCACTTCGCCGCCCGGCATGCGCGGCACGACGGAATACGTACCGTCGCGCTGAATGTTCGCGAGGTAGTAATCGTTCGAATCCTGCAGGCTGGCGTGTTCCTTCTTCAGCACGAACTCGTTCCAGCACGAAGCCAGAATGCCGCCGACGGCCGGCTTGCAGATATCGCAGCCGAGACCGTGGCCGTGCTTGTCGAGCAGCGCGCCGAAGGTCTTGATGCGCTCGACGCGCACGAGGTGATACAACTCCTGGCGCGAAAACGGGAAGTGCTCGCACAGATGATTGTTCACGGCAAGGCCCTGCTTCTTCATCTCGGCCTTCATGACCTGCGTGACGAGCGGCACGCAGCCGCCGCACGCCGTACCTGCCTTCGTCGCGCTCTTCACGTCGCCGATGGTCGTCGCGCCCGCGCAGACGGATGCGCAGATCGCGCCCTTCGAGATGTTGTTGCACGAGCAGATCTGCGCGCTTTCCGGCAGTGCGTCGACGCCGAGCGCGGGCTTCGCATTGCCGTCCGTTTGCGGCAGGATCAGGAATTCCGGCGACTCGGGCAACTGGATACGGTTCAGCATCATCTGCAGCAGCGTGCCGTATTCGCTCGCGTCGCCGACCATCACGCCGCCGAGCAGATACTTGCCGCAATCCGACACGACGAGCTTCTTGTACACCTGCTTGCGCTCGTCGCTGAACTGATACGTACGGCTGCCCGCCGTCGATGCATGCGCGTCGCCCAGGCTCGCGACATCGACGCCCATCAGCTTGAGCTTCGTGCTCATGTCGGCGCCTGCAAATGCCGCCTCCTGTTCGCCCAGCAACTGCTTCGCCGTCACGCGCGCCATTTCATAGCCCGGCGCGACAAGCCCGAAAATCTGGCCGTTCCACAACGCGCATTCGCCGATCGCGTAGATATCGGCATCGCTGGTGCGGCAGTGATTGTCGATCACGATGCCGCCGCGTGCGCCCACTTCGAGACCGCACGCGCGCGCGATCTCGTCGCGCGGACGGATCCCCGCCGAGAACACGATCATGTCGGTGTCGAGATGGCTGCCGTCCGCGAACTGCATGCGATGCGTGCCGTCTTCACCGTCGACGATCTCCAGCGTGTTCTTCTGCGTATGCACGGTCACGCCGAGTTCTTCGATCTTGCCGCGCAGCATCTTGCCGCCGCCGTCGTCGACCTGCACCGCCATCAGACGCGGCGCGAATTCGACGACGTGCGTTTCGAGGCCCATGTCGCGCAACGCCTTCGCGCATTCGAGACCGAGCAGGCCGCCGCCCACGACGACGCCCGTCTTCGAACGCGCGCCGCATTCCTGCATCGCTTCGAGATCTTCGATCGTGCGGTAGACGAAGCAGTCCTTGCGGTCCTTGCCGGGCACGGGCGGCACGAAGGCGTACGAGCCGCTCGCGATCACGAGCTTGTCGTAGGCGAGCGTTTCGCCCGTCGAGGTCGTGACCGTGTGCGCGTCGCGATCGATCGATACGGCTTTCGCGTTCAGGCGCAACACCATGTCGTCGCGCTCGAAGAAACCGGGCGCGACGAGCGACAGGTCGTCGGCGGACTTGCCCGAGAAGAACTCCGACAGATGCACGCGATCGTAGGCGGGACGCGGCTCTTCGCACAGCACGGTGATGTCGGGGCGCGCAGCGCTTTGCTCCGCGAGGCATTCGAGCAGTTTGTGGCCGACCATGCCGTGGCCGATAACGATGACTTTCATGTCGCCGATCCTGTCAGAGAGGGGATTCATTGATTTAATTCGTTGCGCCGAGTGCGGCTTCGCGTGCGGTGTGCTCGGCGGAGAAGCGCACGGCGATGGCGCAGATCGCGGATGCCGTGACCAGAGCGCCGAGCGTCAACAGCGTTTGATGCAGATCGCCCATGCCCTTCGCGAGAAAGCCCGCCGCGACCGCGCCGACATTGCCGCCCGCGCCGACGATGCCCGCCACGCCGCCGAGCGCCTTGCGGTCGATGAACGGCACGAGCGCGTAGGTCGCGCCGCAGGCCATGTGCGTGAAGAGACCGAACAGCAGCATCGCGAGCACGGCGAACGCCGCGTGATTCGCCTGCGAGAACAGCAGCAGGCCCGCGCCTTCCCCGGCGATCAGCGCGAACAGCAGCATCGAGCGCGCGGACAAGCCGCGG includes:
- the nirB gene encoding nitrite reductase large subunit NirB gives rise to the protein MKVIVIGHGMVGHKLLECLAEQSAARPDITVLCEEPRPAYDRVHLSEFFSGKSADDLSLVAPGFFERDDMVLRLNAKAVSIDRDAHTVTTSTGETLAYDKLVIASGSYAFVPPVPGKDRKDCFVYRTIEDLEAMQECGARSKTGVVVGGGLLGLECAKALRDMGLETHVVEFAPRLMAVQVDDGGGKMLRGKIEELGVTVHTQKNTLEIVDGEDGTHRMQFADGSHLDTDMIVFSAGIRPRDEIARACGLEVGARGGIVIDNHCRTSDADIYAIGECALWNGQIFGLVAPGYEMARVTAKQLLGEQEAAFAGADMSTKLKLMGVDVASLGDAHASTAGSRTYQFSDERKQVYKKLVVSDCGKYLLGGVMVGDASEYGTLLQMMLNRIQLPESPEFLILPQTDGNAKPALGVDALPESAQICSCNNISKGAICASVCAGATTIGDVKSATKAGTACGGCVPLVTQVMKAEMKKQGLAVNNHLCEHFPFSRQELYHLVRVERIKTFGALLDKHGHGLGCDICKPAVGGILASCWNEFVLKKEHASLQDSNDYYLANIQRDGTYSVVPRMPGGEVTPEGLIAVGQVAKKYGLYTKITGGQRVDLFGARVEQLPSIWEELIAAGFESGHAYGKSVRTVKSCVGSTWCRYGVDDSVGLAIDIENRYKGLRSPHKLKFAVSGCTRECAEAQSKDVGIIATEKGWNLYVCGNGGMKPRHAELIASDLDRETLIRYIDRFLMFYVRTADRLQRTSVWRENLEGGLDYLKDVIVHDKLGLAAELEAEMQHVVETYECEWKKAVTDPETRKRFRHFVNSENADDNISFVATRGQIRPATPDERQQRPVRIPVVVEQLPESAETV